In a single window of the Mugil cephalus isolate CIBA_MC_2020 chromosome 6, CIBA_Mcephalus_1.1, whole genome shotgun sequence genome:
- the apc2 gene encoding adenomatous polyposis coli protein 2 isoform X2 — MANTVASYDQLAHQVEALRKENSHLRRELEDNSNHLSKLETETFSMKEVLKQLQSKLEQEAGTLASSGRSDVLHQLKELHMDLTNYYELKHQPHNLRLLAGAGPGMGGGAELDDHPASSRPSSSSCSMAMGSGARSPLRPSSRQSAASGGSDAAMMPHHFLDGAPPRTAVISGQDGRLEELYKERNLLLGEIDWEERERCWYFSQLEALSQRLAQLPRIDTFSLQMDLIRQQLEFEAQRVELLMKERFGTSEMVQRTQVRVARLEQLEKELQEARGSQENQLQLSGAEKPPAGEPENCSSSSGPEPSEGNKVDMVFWLLSMLANRDKEEMSRTLLALSSSQDSCIAMRKSGCVPLLVQILHEAPGEAAPGVAVETGCSREAKSRASAALHNIIYSQQDEGQARREMRVLHMLEQIRTYCDSGWDWIESHAPNGTRTTDIPEPVDPQICQAMCAIMKLSFEEEYRRAMNELGGLQVVADLIHLEQDMYGMQSDPINMALRRYSGMALTNLTFGDVVNKATLCSKKSCLQALVAQLASDSEELHQVVSSILRNLSWRADISSKRVLRDIGSVSALMTCALQATKESTLKSLLSALWNLSAHSIENKMALCSVDGALGFLVSTLTYRCQTNSLAIIESGGGILRNVSSLVATREDYRQILRDHNCLQTLLQHLRSHSLTIVSNACGTLWNLSARSPKDQELLWDLGAVSMLRNLIHSKHKMIAMGSAAALRNLLTNRPLKYKDTAVVSPGSCMPSLYMRKQKALEAELDAKHLAETFDTLERQSPKHLTLNKPLRHIESLAKDYASDSGCFDDDEAPNISSSLDTGSFSMLSMFLTNSNFLQNQPRKRDSEPERDVDPGQTAEKRHAPSDDVVSAAAEKLAKKITNTVAKIDRLVEDITMHTSSEDSLSLSSEDHLADWPYGLDELNEARAKSCSPCRLSDTSSLAHRDRLSRAHALLRLKAAHSSVSTDSLNSGSSDGYCGSKDQIRPALRTTTKQQRPNQLDLKVAHQEYPSLGNGGFNESKQQDIPERDFVDNKDIKPLELSYTDTEKSQEPQVQTPVSVSTKMSSDVSMTSIKLSPSYQQVPLIQSVAKFGVAKTTINVQAAQAMRRQAWVPTAMTGGSITKFSPMTSTRSPTIGTMETVQKYSVENTPICFSRCSSLSSLSSGDGALDGQSENELESDSSLEIIEVEDGEVVKRTEEDETLEDLSDSQLLMTDSKTFPSKETHPIEIPCPAKREKVFLRGASPAILEDRSPSSSSENYIHETPLVMSRCSSVSSLGSFESPSIASSIQSDPCSEMIDGTISPSDLPDSPGQTMPPSRSKTPCCVESNGPETQTTGIAGQWENSLRKFMEITDSKERFNLPPDLDTMIYFTVEKPTENFSCASSLSALPLHEHYIQKDVELKLTPLLQQNDNTLAFPDEDEQGLDNGERYSEGNSDDDIEILKECINSAMPSKFRKVRPSLMTTIPPHILNSQIRKQIHLPVYMMLPNGKAQMCHGRRIVIPQKDLKLDDSSFTDSAEGTPVNFSSTTSLSDETLQYPVKDRGAKECTAKGMNKQEVIDDEAKRIEDLRIFSHFHKPTNRMNYPPEVQVSRTTKHVVPTQRVLMQSKEVADRVAKQKNRDHSPNQQKRRQGQGPVRKLELPVIKQNTEANLNVGSQKGKTLFRQMTHSSEDSNSFYDEGNEDMMKQTSRKQMRDVRRNSLSQSMTNIGRTDNCQTKPRGFHRIKQNLMKDEALACYSLSSSLSSLSDAEYEDHKSQAQQIWYKNRHNKTLNMMQQSKPVNIHCQYEEQSSPSSVSVDSEDDLLQKCITSAMPKQRRKLAARKKKAENAQKQKQKAFEGWDVEEEMDSDDMAWDKDSDLNSVEWRAIQEGANCVVTGLQASKSQEPSSEETESVLSFMSTSSFTPKERKFAKDKKANKPLDFAQRKPVPNLPVVFRGRTVIYTPKKETAPSQRPPPRKVPTKTDAPKNPNLAQHRSKSLHRLGRPQDTELSLPKRSSTPPPRIPKSSSSGSSQSSTPSKQSQRKITSPNQTNKPIQKKNTTPASVPTASSPPERKGRSPAVNQNEKSPPPKTQKSPVRIPFMQTSARQSRPLSPLVTNHTTNRQTNQVNGKRVLPPNRFDLVRMTSVHSSSGESDRNGFMRQLTFIKESKPMLRRDSSARNNPGSQNGSPRRAVPGAAAVFLCSSRCQELKAAVQSPRRVQVKDPGQAQQPQKTNPGLQKHTTNLSRATSSERDLSARRPSRRTSSESPCRVAQRNGPGRVSSVRQQLDKDTFKRHASSPSINVLSRVTSRSSLRSSSSDSSGRAKSEDDTKKKGQRSSSRLNDGLTWRRIRDEDVPQILKSTLPANALPLVPSPEAEKPKPLALPGKLPTILLASRKTSDATVQTEDFSNNKTHSSTSPTVDTTLGTSEEVARLSLLRKISSTSGNNLQDGDSDGRSHSSVSTGTTENHVVTFRQGSPSKAARVTPFNYVPSPMTCCLQETLNQAAAINEKSGEKTES; from the exons ATGGCCAACACCGTGGCTTCCTACGACCAGCTGGCCCACCAGGTGGAGGCGCTCCGCAAGGAGAACTCCCACCTGAGGAGGGAGCTGGAGGACAACTCCAACCATCTGTCCAAGCTGGAGACAGAGACGTTCAGCATGAAG GAGGTGCTGAAGCAGCTCCAGAGTAAACTGGAGCAGGAGGCGGGAACTCTGGCTTCATCTGGGAGGAGCGACGTCCTGCACCAGCTCAAAG AGCTGCACATGGACCTCACCAACTACTATGAACTCAAACACCAGCCTCATAACCTGAGGCTGCTGGCAGGGGCGGGGCCAGGCATGGGCGGAGGGGCGGAGCTAGACGACCACCCGGCTTCATCCcgcccctcctcctcgtcctgctcCATGGCGATGGGAAGTGGAGCCAGAAGCCCTCTCAGACCGTCGTCACGTCAGAGCGCGGCATCGGGAGGGTCCGACGCCGCCATGATGCCACATCACTTCCTGGACGGAGCCCCGCCCAGAACGGCGGTGATCAGCGGACAAGATGGACGCCTGGAGGAGCTGTACAAGGAGAG GAACCTGCTGCTGGGGGAGATCGActgggaggagagggagcgcTGTTGGTACTTCAGCCAGTTGGAGGCGCTGTCACAGAGACTGGCCCAGTTACCACGGATCGACACT TTTTCTCTCCAGATGGATCTGATCCGGCAGCAGCTGGAGTTTGAGGCCCAGCGGGTGGAGCTCCTGATGAAGGAACGCTTCGGTACCAGCGAGATGGTTCAGAGGACTCAG GTTCGTGTCGCTCgtctggagcagctggagaaggagctgcaggaggcgCGAGGGAGTCAGGAGAACCAGCTACAG ttGTCTGGTGCTGAGAAGCCTCCTGCTGGAGAACCAGAGAACTGCAGCTCATCATCAGGACCAGAACCTTCAGAGGGAAACAAG GTGGACATGGTCTTCTGGCTGCTGTCCATGCTGGCCAACAGGGACAAGGAGGAGATGTCCCGGACTCTGCTGGCCCTGTCCAGCTCTCAGGACAGCTGCATCGCCATGAGAAAGTCCGGCTGCGTCCCCCTCCTGGTCCAGATCCTTCATGAGGCTCCTGGGGAGGCGGCGCCCGGCGTCGCCGTGGAGACGGGCTGCAGCCGCGAGGCCAAGTCCAGAGCGAGCGCCGCCCTCCACAACATCATCTACTCCCAGCAGGACGAGGGCCAGGCCCGACGCGAGATGAGGGTCCTGCACATGCTGGAGCAGATCCGGACCTACTGCGACAGCGGCTGGGACTGGATCGAGAGCCACGCCCCCAATGGAACCAGAACCACAG ATATTCCTGAACCCGTGGACCCTCAGATCTGTCAGGCCATGTGCGCCATCATGAAGCTTTCCTTCGAGGAGGAGTACCGGCGAGCCATGAACGAATTAG GTGGTCTGCAGGTGGTGGCTGATCTGATCCACCTGGAGCAGGACATGTACGGGATGCAGAGCGACCCCATCAACATGGCTCTGCGCCGCTACTCAGGGATGGCGCTCACCAACCTCACCTTCGGGGACGTCGTCAACAAG gccaCCCTGTGCTCCAAGAAGAGCTGCCTCCAGGCTCTCGTGGCCCAGTTGGCCTCCGACAGCGAGGAGCTTCATCAGGTGGTGTCCAGCATCCTGAGGAACTTGTCGTGGAGGGCCGACATCAGCAGCAAAAGAGTCCTCCGAGACATCGGCTCTGTGTCTGCACTGATGACCTGCGCCCTGCAGGCCACCAAG GAGTCGACGTTGAAGAGTCTTCTTAGCGCCCTGTGGAACCTGTCGGCTCACAGCATCGAGAACAAGATGGCGCTGTGTTCAGTGGACGGCGCTCTGGGCTTCCTGGTGAGCACGCTGACCTACCGCTGCCAGACCAACTCGCTCGCCATCATCGAGAGCGGAGGGGGGATCCTCCGAAACGTGTCGAGTCTGGTCGCCACACGAGAAGACTACAG gcAAATCCTCAGGGACCACAACTGCCTCCAGACTCTGCTGCAGCACCTGCGATCCCACAGCCTGACCATCGTGAGCAACGCCTGCGGGACTCTCTGGAACCTCTCAGCCCGAAGTCCAAAAGACCAGGAGCTGCTGTGGGACCTCGGAGCAGTTAGCATGCTGCGCAACCTTATCCACTCCAAGCACAAGATGATAGCCATGGGCAGCGCCGCAGCTTTGAGGAACCTCCTCACAAATCGACCACTGAAGTATAAGGATACCGCAGTCGTATCCCCCGGCTCCTGCATGCCCTCCCTCTACATGAGGAAGCAAAAGGCTCTGGAGGCGGAGCTGGATGCCAAACACCTCGCGGAGACATTTGATACGCTGGAGAGACAGAGCCCCAAACACCTGACTCTTAACAAGCCGCTACGTCACATCGAGAGCCTGGCGAAGGATTACGCATCTGATTCCGGTTGTTTTGATGACGACGAGGCCCCGAATATATCCAGCAGTCTGGACACCGGCAGCTTCTCCATGTTGTCCATGTTTCTCACCAACTCCAACTTCCTGCAAAACCAGCCACGTAAGAGGGACAGCGAACCTGAGAGAGACGTCGACCCTGGTCAAACGGCTGAGAAGAGACACGCCCCTTCCGATGACGTCgtctcagctgctgcagagaagTTAGCAAAAAAGATCACCAACACGGTGGCCAAGATCGACAGGCTAGTGGAGGACATCACCATGCACACGTCCTCGGAGGACAGCTTGAGCCTCAGCTCTGAGGACCACCTGGCAGACTGGCCTTACGGACTAGATGAACTCAATGAAGCCCGGGCCAAGTCCTGCTCTCCCTGCCGTCTCTCTGATACGAGCAGCTTGGCCCACAGAGACCGACTCAGCAGAGCTCACGCGCTCCTGCGCCTCAAAGCCGCTCATAGCAGCGTATCGACAGACAGCCTGAACAGCGGCAGCAGCGACGGTTACTGTGGCAGCAAAGACCAGATCCGGCCTGCACTGAGAACTACGACCAAGCAACAACGGCCCAACCAGCTCGACCTCAAGGTGGCTCATCAGGAGTACCCTAGTCTGGGGAATGGAGGATTTAATGAGTCTAAGCAGCAAGATATTCCAGAGAGAGATTTTGTGgacaacaaagacataaaaccTCTAGAGCTCAGCTACACAGATACAGAAAAGAGCCAAGAGCCACAAGTACAAACACCTGTCAGTGTGTCCACTAAAATGTCCTCTGACGTCAGCATGACCTCAATTAAACTGTCACCGTCTTATCAGCAGGTGCCACTTATTCAGAGTGTGGCCAAGTTTGGTGTAGCAAAGACCACCATCAATGTCCAGGCTGCCCAGGCAATGAGGAGGCAAGCATGGGTACCTACTGCCATGACTGGGGGAAGTATCACCAAGTTCTCTCCAATGACTTCAACCAGAAGTCCAACCATTGGGACGATGGAGACGGTCCAGAAATACTCTGTGGAAAACACCCCGATCTGCTTCTCCCGCTGCagctccctgtcctccctgtcctcagGGGACGGGGCACTGGACGGACAAAGTGAGAACGAGCTGGAGAGTGACTCATCCTTAGAAATAATTGAGGTGGAAGATGGAGAAGTGGTGAAGAGGACGGAAGAGGATGAAACCTTGGAGGATCTGAGTGACAGCCAGCTGCTGATGACCGACTCAAAAACCTTCCCCAGCAAAGAGACGCATCCCATTGAGATCCCATGTCCCGCCAAAAGAGAAAAGGTTTTCCTCAGAGGAGCTTCACCGGCAATACTTGAAGACAGATCTCCATCGAGTTCATCTGAGAACTACATCCACGAGACGCCGCTGGTAATGAGTCGCTGCAGCTCAGTCAGTTCACTGGGCAGCTTTGAGTCTCCCTCTATCGCCAGTTCAATCCAGAGTGATCCCTGTAGTGAGATGATTGACGGAACAATTAGCCCTAGCGATCTTCCAGACAGCCCGGGGCAAACCATGCCTCCCAGTCGAAGTAAGACTCCCTGCTGCGTCGAGTCGAATGGACCAGAAACTCAGACCACGGGAATCGCGGGTCAGTGGGAAAACAGTCTGCGGAAGTTCATGGAGATCACGGACTCTAAAGAGAGGTTCAACCTTCCTCCTGACCTGGACACCATGATCTACTTCACTGTGGAAAAGCCCACTGAGAACTTCTCTTGTGCTTCCAGCTTAAGTGCTCTGCCTCTGCATGAACACTACATACAGAAGGATGTGGAGCTGAAACTGACCCCCCTACTCCAGCAGAACGACAACACCCTCGCTTTCCCTGACGAGGACGAGCAAGGACTCGACAATGGGGAGCGATACAGTGAGGGCAACTCGGACGACGACATCGAAATCTTAAAGGAGTGCATTAACTCAGCAATGCCCTCCAAGTTCAGAAAAGTCAGACCTTCCCTGATGACGACCATCCCTCCTCATATTCTCAATTCCCAGATCCGAAAACAAATACATCTTCCAGTCTACATGATGCTGCCAAATGGAAAAGCCCAAATGTGTCACGGCAGGAGGATTGTCATCCCACAAAAAGACTTGAAATTGGATGATTCGTCCTTTACCGACTCTGCTGAAGGTACGCCCGTCAACTTCTCCAGCACAACATCCCTGAGTGATGAAACACTTCAATATCCAGTGAAGGACAGAGGAGCTAAAGAGTGCACCGCTAAAGGCATGAACAAGCAAGAAGTGATTGACGATGAGGCAAAGAGGATCGAAGACTTGAGGATATTCTCACACTTCCACAAACCCACAAACAGGATGAACTACCCACCTGAGGTACAAGTGAGCCGAACAACCAAACATGTCGTCCCTACTCAGAGGGTGTTGATGCAGAGCAAAGAAGTCGCTGACAGAGTGGCCAAACAAAAGAATCGCGATCATTCTCCTAACCAACAAAAGAGGCGGCAAGGTCAAGGCCCGGTCAGAAAACTGGAACTTCCTGTCATCAAGCAGAACACAGAAGCTAACCTGAATGTGGGATCgcaaaaaggaaaaacgttGTTTCGACAAATGACACATTCTTCAGAGGACAGTAACAGCTTCTACGATGAGGGAAATGAAGACATGATGAAACAAACGAGTAGAAAACAGATGAGAGACGTGAGAAGAAATTCTCTCTCCCAAAGCATGACTAATATAGGACGGACGGATAACTGCCAAACGAAGCCCAGAGGGTTTCACAGGATCAAACAGAATCTGATGAAGGATGAAGCGCTAGCATGTTACTCACTCAGCTCCTCTCTCAGTTCTCTGAGCGACGCCGAATATGAGGATCACAAATCACAGGCTCAGCAAATCTGGTATAAGAACCGGCACAACAAAACTCTGAATATGATGCAGCAGTCAAAGCCTGTGAACATCCACTGCCAGTACGAAGAGCAGAGCTCGCCGAGCTCTGTCAGTGTTGATTCAGAGGACGACCTCCTTCAGAAATGCATAACATCTGCTATGccaaagcagaggaggaagctgGCTGccaggaagaagaaagcagagaacgctcaaaaacaaaagcagaaggcCTTTGAAGGGtgggatgtggaggaggagatggacagTGATGACATGGCGTGGGATAAAGATTCAGACCTCAATAGTGTTGAATGGAGGGCCATACAGGAAGGCGCTAATTGTGTCGTCACTGGTCTCCAGGCGTCAAAGTCTCAAGAGCCGTCCTCCGAAGAGACAGAATCCGTCCTGTCATTCATGTCCACATCCAGCTTCACACCCAAAGAGAGAAAGTTTGCTAAAGACaaaaaggcaaataaacctTTAGACTTCGCTCAGCGCAAACCAGTTCCAAACTTACCCGTTGTATTCAGAGGCAGGACCGTGATCTATACCCCCAAGAAAGAGACGGCTCCCTCACAAAGACCTCCTCCTAGAAAGGTACCAACGAAGACGGATGCCCCAAAGAACCCAAACCTTGCTCAGCACAGATCAAAGAGCCTCCATCGACTTGGCCGCCCCCAGGACACGGAACTGTCTTTGCCAAAGAGAAGCTCTACTCCACCTCCAAGGATACCAAAGAGTTCCTCCTCCGGATCCTCTCAGAGCTCTACACCATCCAAACAGTCACAGAGGAAGATTACATCCCCAAATCAGACAAATAAACCCATCCAGAAGAAGAACACCACGCCAGCGAGTGTTCCTACAGCCAGTAGTCCCCCAGAAAGAAAGGGACGCTCTCCTGCTgtgaatcaaaatgaaaaatcccCACCACCTAAAACTCAAAAGTCTCCTGTCCGAATCCCTTTTATGCAAACTTCAGCCAGGCAATCCAGACCTCTGTCCCCTCTGGTCACTAACCATACAACCAACAGACAAACTAATCAGGTCAATGGGAAAAGGGTGCTGCCGCCCAATCGGTTCGACTTGGTCAGGATGACTTCGGTCCATTCTAGTAGCGGGGAGTCTGATCGCAATGGATTCATGAGACAGCTGACGTTTATTAAGGAATCAAAGCCCATGCTAAGACGTGACAGCTCTGCTCGCAACAACCCAGGATCTCAAAATGGATCCCCCCGCAGAGCAGTTCCCGGAGCTGCAGCCGTCTTCCTGTGCTCATCACGCTGTCAAGAACTAAAGGCGGCGGTACAATCCCCAAGAAGGGTCCAGGTAAAGGATCCAGGACAAGCACAGCAACCCCAGAAGACAAACCCTGGCCTCCAGAAGCACACCACAAACCTCTCCAGGGCTACATCCAGTGAACGGGACCTATCTGCAAGACGCCCATCCAGGAGAACCAGCTCTGAAAGCCCATGCAGGGTGGCTCAGCGGAACGGGCCCGGCAGAGTGTCCAGTGTCAGGCAGCAACTAGACAAAGACACGTTTAAACGCCACGCGTCCTCACCGAGCATAAACGTCCTGAGCAGAGTGACCAGCCGTTCCTCCCTGCGCTCCTCGTCGTCTGATTCCAGTGGAAGAGCAAAAAGTGAGGATGATACAAAGAAGAAAGGGCAGAGATCCTCGTCTCGGCTGAATGACGGACTGACCTGGAGGAGGATCAGGGACGAGGATGTACCTCAGATCCTGAAAAGCACTCTGCCGGCCAATGCATTACCTCTGGTGCCTTCTCCTGAGGCCGAAAAGCCAAAGCCACTAGCTCTTCCAGGAAAGCTGCCAACCATCTTACTTGCATCTCGCAAAACAAGTGACGCAACAGTCCAGACAGAAGACTTTTCAAATAATAAGACCCATTCAAGCACCTCTCCAACAGTGGACACGACTCTGGGGACCTCGGAGGAAGTAGCACGACTGAGCCTCCTCAGAAAGATCAGTTCCACCTCTGGGAACAACCTCCAGGACGGAGATTCAGATGGACGCAGCCACAGCAGCGTCTCCACAGGGACGACCGAGAACCACGTGGTCACTTTCCGACAAGGATCTCCGAGCAAGGCCGCCCGAGTTACGCCGTTTAACTACGTCCCCAGCCCGATGACCTGCTGCCTGCAAGAAACACTGAACCAAGCGGCCGCAATCAACGAGAAGTCAGGAGAAAAGACTGAGTCGTAG